A window of Haliscomenobacter hydrossis DSM 1100 contains these coding sequences:
- the pbpC gene encoding penicillin-binding protein 1C — MNRVNPFLPRFILSFSAVAIERFQLIKSLIINYQQVKPLAISVATGLAFLTWYGLSLPRPLFKVSISQVVEDARGELLSARIAADGQWRFPSPDSIPLVYHDALIEFEDRHFYHHQGVDPLALLRATFQNLNRGSIVSGGSTISMQVIRMARGNRSRSIIQKVIEAILATRLEFGYSKKQILNLYAANAPFGGNVVGLEAASWRYFGKSPAFLSWAEGALLAVLPNSPALIHPGRNRNVLLLKRNKLLDRLALRGVIDRTTCDLAKSESLPEAPLPLPRLAPHLLDRANKEKGQLRLRSSLQLGLQESVMAVAQRHQQVLQFSQIHNLAILVADVRSGEVLAYVGNAPQAGAEHGEQVDIITAPRSSGSILKPFLFGLALNDAIVLPNSLLPDVPMNINGYRPENYQDGYDGLVPASEALSRSLNIPFVDLLRQYDFSRFHYQLKKMGMSTLSQPPGHYGLSLILGGAETKLWDLCGMYASMARVLGHYAGYSGRYDPDDYHGLSYTPVPAQRPKKLMELSAEAEFFSAGAIWATFEAMQEVQRPGTEGEWRQFSTSRRVAWKTGTSFGFRDAWAIGITPEYLVGVWVGNADGEGRPGLVGTLAAAPLLFDVFGTLPSTTWFNCPYDDLAKAEVCAQTGFRAGQNCPSDTILVPKKALNSPVCTFHQLVHLDRSEKYQVNAQCFLPAQIVHRPWLVFPPLEEFYYRQRHPEYAILPPLHPDCGAQASSESSPMQLIYPRQVSRIFVPVDLDGSKSKTIFQVAHRRAKAKIHWHIDQEYIGTTQTFHQFALEPPAGKHLLTLVDETGNRLEQKFEIILKKKR, encoded by the coding sequence ATGAATCGTGTAAATCCATTTTTACCCCGTTTTATTTTGTCGTTTTCAGCAGTTGCAATCGAGCGATTTCAGTTGATTAAATCGCTCATTATCAACTACCAGCAAGTCAAACCACTGGCCATTTCCGTGGCTACAGGTCTGGCTTTTTTGACCTGGTATGGTTTATCTCTCCCACGGCCACTTTTTAAGGTTTCCATCAGTCAAGTGGTTGAAGATGCCCGCGGAGAGTTACTTTCGGCTCGAATTGCGGCTGACGGGCAATGGCGTTTCCCTTCTCCCGATAGTATCCCCCTGGTCTACCATGACGCATTGATCGAGTTTGAAGACCGTCATTTTTACCATCATCAAGGCGTTGACCCTTTGGCCTTGTTGCGGGCTACATTTCAAAACCTGAACCGTGGCAGCATTGTCAGTGGTGGAAGTACGATCAGTATGCAGGTGATTCGGATGGCCAGAGGAAATCGCTCACGATCGATCATTCAAAAAGTAATTGAGGCCATTTTGGCTACCCGACTTGAATTTGGGTATTCCAAAAAACAGATTTTAAACCTCTACGCGGCCAATGCGCCCTTTGGTGGCAATGTGGTGGGACTTGAAGCTGCTTCCTGGCGATATTTTGGCAAATCTCCTGCTTTTCTTTCCTGGGCAGAAGGCGCACTCCTGGCCGTTTTGCCCAACAGTCCGGCTTTGATTCACCCTGGACGCAATCGAAATGTGTTGTTGCTCAAACGCAATAAATTATTGGATCGTTTGGCCCTGCGCGGGGTCATTGACCGCACTACCTGTGACTTGGCCAAATCTGAGTCACTGCCTGAAGCCCCACTTCCCCTCCCCCGTTTAGCGCCCCACTTATTGGATCGGGCAAACAAAGAAAAAGGTCAGCTGCGCTTGCGGAGTAGCCTACAACTGGGTCTGCAGGAAAGTGTAATGGCTGTTGCGCAACGCCACCAGCAAGTTTTACAGTTTAGCCAAATCCACAACCTGGCCATCCTGGTTGCCGATGTGCGCAGTGGGGAAGTACTGGCCTACGTGGGGAACGCCCCTCAAGCGGGTGCTGAACATGGTGAGCAGGTTGATATCATTACCGCTCCACGCAGCAGCGGCAGTATTCTCAAACCTTTTTTATTCGGATTGGCGCTCAATGATGCCATTGTTTTGCCCAATAGTTTATTACCAGATGTACCGATGAACATCAACGGGTACCGGCCTGAAAACTATCAGGATGGTTACGACGGCTTGGTTCCCGCCAGTGAAGCCTTGTCCCGTTCGCTCAACATCCCGTTTGTGGACCTGCTGCGGCAATACGATTTTAGCCGTTTCCACTACCAACTCAAAAAAATGGGCATGAGTACCCTTAGCCAGCCTCCCGGTCATTATGGACTCTCGCTCATATTGGGTGGTGCAGAAACCAAACTCTGGGACCTATGTGGAATGTACGCATCCATGGCCCGGGTTTTAGGCCATTATGCGGGCTACAGTGGTCGTTATGACCCTGATGACTACCACGGCTTGAGTTATACGCCCGTGCCCGCTCAGCGCCCTAAAAAGCTCATGGAGCTAAGTGCTGAAGCGGAGTTTTTTTCAGCTGGAGCGATTTGGGCTACATTTGAAGCGATGCAGGAAGTACAAAGGCCCGGTACTGAAGGGGAGTGGCGACAATTCAGCACCAGTCGGCGGGTGGCCTGGAAAACCGGTACCAGTTTTGGGTTTCGGGATGCCTGGGCAATTGGCATTACGCCGGAATACCTGGTGGGTGTGTGGGTTGGCAATGCCGACGGAGAAGGTCGACCTGGCCTGGTAGGCACTTTGGCGGCGGCACCCCTGTTGTTCGATGTTTTTGGAACTTTGCCATCCACAACCTGGTTCAACTGCCCCTATGATGACCTGGCCAAAGCCGAAGTATGCGCTCAAACGGGTTTTCGCGCTGGCCAAAACTGTCCATCGGACACCATTTTAGTGCCTAAAAAAGCTTTGAACAGCCCCGTTTGTACTTTTCATCAATTGGTTCACCTGGACCGCAGTGAAAAATACCAGGTCAATGCCCAGTGTTTTTTGCCTGCCCAAATTGTACATCGTCCCTGGCTGGTATTTCCGCCTCTTGAAGAGTTTTATTATCGACAAAGGCATCCTGAATATGCGATTCTCCCTCCTCTTCATCCCGATTGTGGCGCTCAAGCCAGTAGTGAAAGTAGTCCGATGCAATTGATCTATCCCCGTCAAGTTAGCCGCATATTTGTACCGGTGGATTTGGATGGCAGTAAGTCTAAAACCATTTTCCAAGTGGCCCACCGCCGCGCCAAAGCCAAAATCCACTGGCACATCGACCAGGAGTACATCGGCACTACCCAAACCTTTCATCAATTTGCATTGGAACCTCCTGCGGGTAAACACCTCTTAACGCTGGTGGATGAAACCGGGAACCGGCTGGAGCAAAAATTCGAAATCATCCTGAAGAAAAAACGTTAA